Proteins from a genomic interval of Rosa chinensis cultivar Old Blush chromosome 2, RchiOBHm-V2, whole genome shotgun sequence:
- the LOC112189373 gene encoding probable receptor-like protein kinase At2g23200 isoform X2: MENPHNCRTLHILLFSQLVLLLQFSSLHFLSLAYELQEKYFVNCGSDATVDLNGRNFTGDLKPDSFSFSKESETIKSTNLTISSLYQTARVFSQQSYYKFEITETGTYLVRLHFFPFSSASSNLSTGIFNVSDSRFTLLNNFTAKINSTSNSAIIKEFFLGINSTDSFKLYFTPQASSFAFVNAIEVFLAPSNFTPENHNSNLPLHTTYRVNVGGPELSPDNDTIRRNWEKDDIYLSDPNSAKNFQKNTPLSHNIEGQADDFVLSTNFIAPDLVYQTAKVMTGNSSNITWSFSVSRNARHIVRVHFCDIVSDSFYTIVFDLYSNGNLRKQIVGLDSPFAKALVTPFYYDFVVNATESKLINISIAPNLKNTTEKNAFLNGLEILEILEGTSLIYNLEESKKVNVALVVGSVLGGGLFLFIIGFMLCLRHRKAKKSRGGISHNLGLKISFAQIRSATNNFDPKMQIGVGGFGYVYKGTLSNGTKVAVKRCKQEGQRSGQGLPEFETEIIVLSKIRHRHLVSLIGYCDEGSEMILVYEFMEKGTLRDHLYESDVPRMSWKQRLEICIGSATGLDYLHKGAAGGIIHRDVKSTNILLDENLVAKVADFGLSRSGPLDETHVSTVVKGTIGYLDPEYMMSQQLTEKSDVYSFGVVLLEVLCGRPAIDITLPREKVNLAEWVVLCKKEGLLEEVIDVSLKGHIDPSSLRHFIETAEKCLQHDSSDRPTMAEVLWDLDYTLKLHQTARLGEAHEDSTTSASSAFLLPNIRHFASLDSTVNRADMRDDEMESTESEIFSQLRIGEAR, from the exons ATGGAAAATCCTCATAATTGTAGAACCCTCCATATCCTTTTGTTTTCTCagcttgttcttctccttcagTTCTCATCCCTTCACTTTCTCTCTTTAGCTTATGAACTCCAAGAAAAGTATTTCGTCAATTGTGGATCAGATGCTACTGTGGACCTCAATGGTCGGAATTTCACTGGGGATTTGAAGCctgattccttctctttctcaaaGGAAAGTGAGACTATCAAAAGCACCAACCTTACGATATCAAGTCTCTACCAGACAGCAAGAGTTTTCAGTCAACAATCCTACTACAAGTTCGAAATCACTGAAACCGGTACTTATCTGGTACGCCTGCACTTCTTTCCCTTTTCTTCGGCCTCAAGTAATCTTTCTACTGGAATTTTTAATGTTTCGGATTCCAGGTTCACTCTGTTGAACAATTTCACTGCCAAGATTAATAGTACTAGCAACTCTGCTATTATAAAGGAATTCTTTCTTGGAATTAATAGTACCGACTCCTTTAAACTATATTTTACACCTCAAGCATCATCTTTTGCTTTTGTAAACGCCATTGAAGTCTTCCTCGCACCTTCAAATTTCACCCCTGAAAATCACAACAGTAATCTTCCTTTACACACAACTTACCGAGTGAATGTTGGAGGCCCAGAGCTCTCACCAGATAATGACACAATAAGGCGAAACTGGGAAAAAGATGATATTTATCTGTCTGATCCAAACTCTGCGAAGAATTTCCAGAAAAATACCCCGCTTTCTCACAATATTGAGGGTCAAGCTGATGATTTTGTTTTATCTACTAATTTTATTGCCCCGGATTTGGTCTACCAGACAGCTAAAGTGATGACTGGCAATTCCTCCAACATAACATGGTCTTTTAGTGTGAGCAGGAATGCTAGGCACATTGTCCGTGTACACTTCTGTGACATTGTTTCTGATTCCTTTTATACTATTGTGTTTGACTTGTATTCGAATGGCAACCTCCGTAAGCAGATCGTTGGATTGGATTCCCCTTTTGCTAAAGCGTTGGTTACTCCTTTCTACTATGATTTTGTGGTGAATGCTACTGAGTCTAAACTCATTAACATCAGTATAGCCCCTAACTTGAAGAATACAACAGAAAAAAATGCCTTTCTGAATGGGCTGGAAATATTGGAGATATTGGAGGGAACATCTCTAATTTATAATTTGGAAGAGTCCAAGAAGGTAAATGTGGCTCTTGTGGTTGGTTCAGTTCTTGGAGGAGGCCTGTTTCTTTTCATCATTGGATTCATGTTGTGTTTGAGACATAGAAAGGCGAAAAAGAGCAGAGGTGGGATTTCCCACAACCTTGGGTTGAAGATATCTTTTGCTCAAATCCGGTCTGCAACAAACAACTTTGATCCGAAAATGCAGATAGGTGTGGGTGGTTTTGGGTATGTTTATAAAGGAACTCTCTCTAATGGCACCAAAGTGGCTGTGAAGCGTTGTAAGCAAGAGGGGCAAAGGTCAGGCCAAGGCCTTCCAGAATTCGAAACAGAAATCATAGTGTTGTCCAAAATCCGCCACCGCCATCTTGTCTCCTTAATTGGTTACTGTGATGAAGGGTCTGAGATGATACTAGTGTATGAGTTCATGGAAAAAGGGACCTTGAGAGATCATTTGTATGAATCGGATGTGCCTCGCATGTCGTGGAAGCAAAGACTTGAAATTTGCATAGGTTCAGCAACTGGACTTGATTATCTTCATAAAGGTGCAGCAGGGGGCATCATCCACCGTGATGTGAAGTCCACCAACATATTGCTTGATGAGAACCTTGTTGCTAAAGTCGCTGACTTCGGGCTTTCGAGGTCTGGCCCTCTTGATGAAACTCATGTCAGCACGGTTGTGAAAGGCACTATCGGTTACCTTGATCCCGAGTACATGATGTCACAGCAGCTGACAGAGAAGTCTGATGTGTACTCATTTGGTGTAGTTCTTCTTGAGGTGTTATGTGGAAGACCTGCTATTGATATAACGCTTCCAAGAGAGAAAGTGAACTTAGCTGAATGGGTTGTGCTGTGCAAGAAAGAAGGGTTGCTAGAAGAGGTCATTGACGTTTCATTGAAGGGTCATATTGATCCTAGCTCACTGAGACATTTTATTGAGACTGCAGAGAAGTGTTTGCAACACGATTCTTCTGATAGGCCCACTATGGCTGAGGTGCTGTGGGATTTGGACTATACATTGAAGCTTCATCAAACTGCGAGGCTTGGAGAAGCCCATGAGGACAGCACTACAAGTGCTTCATCAGCTTTTTTACTACCAAATATTCGGCATTTTGCTTCACTTGATTCGACAGTTAACAGAGCTGATATGAGGGACGATGAGATGGAGTCCACAGAAAGCGAAATTTTCTCCCAACTGAGAATCGGCGAG GCCAGATAA
- the LOC112189373 gene encoding probable receptor-like protein kinase At2g23200 isoform X1, whose translation MENPHNCRTLHILLFSQLVLLLQFSSLHFLSLAYELQEKYFVNCGSDATVDLNGRNFTGDLKPDSFSFSKESETIKSTNLTISSLYQTARVFSQQSYYKFEITETGTYLVRLHFFPFSSASSNLSTGIFNVSDSRFTLLNNFTAKINSTSNSAIIKEFFLGINSTDSFKLYFTPQASSFAFVNAIEVFLAPSNFTPENHNSNLPLHTTYRVNVGGPELSPDNDTIRRNWEKDDIYLSDPNSAKNFQKNTPLSHNIEGQADDFVLSTNFIAPDLVYQTAKVMTGNSSNITWSFSVSRNARHIVRVHFCDIVSDSFYTIVFDLYSNGNLRKQIVGLDSPFAKALVTPFYYDFVVNATESKLINISIAPNLKNTTEKNAFLNGLEILEILEGTSLIYNLEESKKVNVALVVGSVLGGGLFLFIIGFMLCLRHRKAKKSRGGISHNLGLKISFAQIRSATNNFDPKMQIGVGGFGYVYKGTLSNGTKVAVKRCKQEGQRSGQGLPEFETEIIVLSKIRHRHLVSLIGYCDEGSEMILVYEFMEKGTLRDHLYESDVPRMSWKQRLEICIGSATGLDYLHKGAAGGIIHRDVKSTNILLDENLVAKVADFGLSRSGPLDETHVSTVVKGTIGYLDPEYMMSQQLTEKSDVYSFGVVLLEVLCGRPAIDITLPREKVNLAEWVVLCKKEGLLEEVIDVSLKGHIDPSSLRHFIETAEKCLQHDSSDRPTMAEVLWDLDYTLKLHQTARLGEAHEDSTTSASSAFLLPNIRHFASLDSTVNRADMRDDEMESTESEIFSQLRIGEAR comes from the coding sequence ATGGAAAATCCTCATAATTGTAGAACCCTCCATATCCTTTTGTTTTCTCagcttgttcttctccttcagTTCTCATCCCTTCACTTTCTCTCTTTAGCTTATGAACTCCAAGAAAAGTATTTCGTCAATTGTGGATCAGATGCTACTGTGGACCTCAATGGTCGGAATTTCACTGGGGATTTGAAGCctgattccttctctttctcaaaGGAAAGTGAGACTATCAAAAGCACCAACCTTACGATATCAAGTCTCTACCAGACAGCAAGAGTTTTCAGTCAACAATCCTACTACAAGTTCGAAATCACTGAAACCGGTACTTATCTGGTACGCCTGCACTTCTTTCCCTTTTCTTCGGCCTCAAGTAATCTTTCTACTGGAATTTTTAATGTTTCGGATTCCAGGTTCACTCTGTTGAACAATTTCACTGCCAAGATTAATAGTACTAGCAACTCTGCTATTATAAAGGAATTCTTTCTTGGAATTAATAGTACCGACTCCTTTAAACTATATTTTACACCTCAAGCATCATCTTTTGCTTTTGTAAACGCCATTGAAGTCTTCCTCGCACCTTCAAATTTCACCCCTGAAAATCACAACAGTAATCTTCCTTTACACACAACTTACCGAGTGAATGTTGGAGGCCCAGAGCTCTCACCAGATAATGACACAATAAGGCGAAACTGGGAAAAAGATGATATTTATCTGTCTGATCCAAACTCTGCGAAGAATTTCCAGAAAAATACCCCGCTTTCTCACAATATTGAGGGTCAAGCTGATGATTTTGTTTTATCTACTAATTTTATTGCCCCGGATTTGGTCTACCAGACAGCTAAAGTGATGACTGGCAATTCCTCCAACATAACATGGTCTTTTAGTGTGAGCAGGAATGCTAGGCACATTGTCCGTGTACACTTCTGTGACATTGTTTCTGATTCCTTTTATACTATTGTGTTTGACTTGTATTCGAATGGCAACCTCCGTAAGCAGATCGTTGGATTGGATTCCCCTTTTGCTAAAGCGTTGGTTACTCCTTTCTACTATGATTTTGTGGTGAATGCTACTGAGTCTAAACTCATTAACATCAGTATAGCCCCTAACTTGAAGAATACAACAGAAAAAAATGCCTTTCTGAATGGGCTGGAAATATTGGAGATATTGGAGGGAACATCTCTAATTTATAATTTGGAAGAGTCCAAGAAGGTAAATGTGGCTCTTGTGGTTGGTTCAGTTCTTGGAGGAGGCCTGTTTCTTTTCATCATTGGATTCATGTTGTGTTTGAGACATAGAAAGGCGAAAAAGAGCAGAGGTGGGATTTCCCACAACCTTGGGTTGAAGATATCTTTTGCTCAAATCCGGTCTGCAACAAACAACTTTGATCCGAAAATGCAGATAGGTGTGGGTGGTTTTGGGTATGTTTATAAAGGAACTCTCTCTAATGGCACCAAAGTGGCTGTGAAGCGTTGTAAGCAAGAGGGGCAAAGGTCAGGCCAAGGCCTTCCAGAATTCGAAACAGAAATCATAGTGTTGTCCAAAATCCGCCACCGCCATCTTGTCTCCTTAATTGGTTACTGTGATGAAGGGTCTGAGATGATACTAGTGTATGAGTTCATGGAAAAAGGGACCTTGAGAGATCATTTGTATGAATCGGATGTGCCTCGCATGTCGTGGAAGCAAAGACTTGAAATTTGCATAGGTTCAGCAACTGGACTTGATTATCTTCATAAAGGTGCAGCAGGGGGCATCATCCACCGTGATGTGAAGTCCACCAACATATTGCTTGATGAGAACCTTGTTGCTAAAGTCGCTGACTTCGGGCTTTCGAGGTCTGGCCCTCTTGATGAAACTCATGTCAGCACGGTTGTGAAAGGCACTATCGGTTACCTTGATCCCGAGTACATGATGTCACAGCAGCTGACAGAGAAGTCTGATGTGTACTCATTTGGTGTAGTTCTTCTTGAGGTGTTATGTGGAAGACCTGCTATTGATATAACGCTTCCAAGAGAGAAAGTGAACTTAGCTGAATGGGTTGTGCTGTGCAAGAAAGAAGGGTTGCTAGAAGAGGTCATTGACGTTTCATTGAAGGGTCATATTGATCCTAGCTCACTGAGACATTTTATTGAGACTGCAGAGAAGTGTTTGCAACACGATTCTTCTGATAGGCCCACTATGGCTGAGGTGCTGTGGGATTTGGACTATACATTGAAGCTTCATCAAACTGCGAGGCTTGGAGAAGCCCATGAGGACAGCACTACAAGTGCTTCATCAGCTTTTTTACTACCAAATATTCGGCATTTTGCTTCACTTGATTCGACAGTTAACAGAGCTGATATGAGGGACGATGAGATGGAGTCCACAGAAAGCGAAATTTTCTCCCAACTGAGAATCGGCGAGGCCAGATAA